DNA from Plasmodium cynomolgi strain B DNA, chromosome 12, whole genome shotgun sequence:
attttattttattttaatttagtttaatttaatttagtttaatttaatttattttttttttttttgactgcACGTCGATCGGGTGAAATTACGTCAAGGtcgttcatttttccctttccgttttaggcttttccttttcccctttccgttTCGCCCCCAGTGGAGGCAACATGGTTTCGCTTTTCTCGCCCCGCTGTGCCGCTCAACGTTGTATCCCCTCTCACGCGCTGCGTTAACCTTGCATCACGTTCGTAGCGTTCCCTCGtatctttttccccctgggttgtttttcctccccaaaGAGGGTACTTCGCAGCGCAACGATGGAAACGTCTACTCTACGTGGTGACATTCGCCACGCGGTGGAGAGAAGGGCATTCCACTTTGTTCGCGGCTTCCATCACCGCTTCCAACAGTCACGGGAAAAGAACGAGTGCACATTAGCGCAGCCCTCCCCCCCAGATGAACCTTCCCAAttgttcttccccatttgggcaCAAAGGAAGGGGTGATGGGACGGAGTGGTACTGCCTAATGGCGACGGTTGTGACGGCCCACTAGAGCGACACTTGGAAGGACTACCACGCTCGCCTTTTTAACAGCTTCGCAAAACTTAAGACGAAGGGATGAACTGAGTTGGCTTGAAAATGAGCAGAGGGCTAATTCGGGCAAttaaactaaaaaaattggaaacttaaaaaaaggggacaaggagaagaagcagaaacggAGAAGGCGTAGAAACGGAgaagagaagaagcagaaacggAGAAGAGAAGGCGCAGAAAGGGAGATGACGCAGAAAGGGAGATGACGCAGAAAGGGAGATGACGCAGAAAGGGAGATGACGCAGAAAGGGAGATGACGCAGAAAGGGAGATGACGCAGAAAGGGAGATGACGCAGAAACGGGGGAACACACGTCGTGGGGTGCACGTGCACGCATGCAGATATAGGTGGCGGCCGCTCGTGGTGAGAGAGGCAAAAGTGGGCATCCGTGGAGGAAGTGAAGCTATGTGGGAGAAACCCCACGCTGTGTGATTCACTCGCCGATTCGCCCTGCTTCCTCCCACTTCGTACCACTTCGCCCCGCTTCCTCCCACTTCATGGCGCTCCCCCCGCTACGCGTCCGCCGGTGCCTTCCCCTCGGAGGGGAGCGCGTTGTACTCCATGTGGTACAGCCGCTTGACGTAGAACACCAGAGACAGCAATATGCTCAGGGCGAACACAACAAAAAGGCTgtacaggtaaaaaaaaggaatttttaaaaatatgttgtcCTTCCTTTTGTACTCATTATAAGTCCTAGGTCTAGTATGAGTCGGATGAGACGGACAATTGGAGTCGACAAACCCGATGCGATTCTTCTGCAAGTCGAAAATTACTTGTCTgttcttaaaaaaagttaacccTAATATGGGCTTATTATTTACCTGTTTCTCTATGCCCTTACACCAAAAGCTTTCCTTCTTGTAGAGATACGAATGTGGTTGCCACTTCATTTTGTAGTTCTTCGATAGAGTAACAAACAGATCGGGTAACCCCTCCAGGGACTTCCAACACTGCACTCCCTCCACTATTTTAACGCACATGTTCTCCTTCGATATGATAGTCTTTAAGGACTTCCTAAAATCATCGAATTGGACCAAAGGGTTATTAAGCGACtcttttgtaatttttaaccTTTTATTAACATCATACGCGTTATTCATGTCTTGAATGCAAAGTATATCAAAGAagtaatttaatttattgtaCAGGTCTTCTGGAATGTGCGTGAATGTACTTCCTGAATCCACAAGCATTTCGAGTCCCTTACTTGTACTCATCATGTTGGTTCCAAACAGGTCCAATCCCCTCACTCTTATGTAGTAGTAGTACTTCCTTGTCACACTTTCCCATACGATTTTTTCTGCATCACGCAGTGCCAGTTCTGGGTCTTCCCTTGTCGGGGAGTCCCCCCCCCGCTGCTTGGGCTCACCCTGCTGGGCGGCCTGCTCCTTCCCCTGTGACTGCCCCTGCCCCAGTGACTGCCCCTGCCCCTGTGACTGCTCCTTCCCCTTGCGCACGATGTAGGCCGGGTCGTACCCCCCCGCGATCAGCTCGCCCCCATTTTCAGAAATACAAATGGTAAACACCTCCTTCAGCTGCGGGGCATTCCCAAACAGCAAATTGATAAATGTGGGAATACCCTGCGGCTTAGAAAGACTCATACCTAAAACGCCAGTCGCCTGCTGGTATAGAAAGAGACTCTCCTCATGCATGTGACACCCCATAAGCTTCCTAAAGCTTATTTTCTCATTATTGTATGACATCACACTCACTACATCTGAGAAATAAAATCCACTAATTTGAGAACCCTCACAGTAGGACTgcatatattcacatttccCCTTAACACAGTTCAGCTTAAAAGGACACTCCTCATTTTCATCACAATACAGAATGGATGACGTTTTAGAGTTATTCAAGTTAAAGGGGTTTTCCATGTGCACTCCGCAATTCTTGCACCCTGCACATGGGAAGCTCAACGAGGATGACCCCGTGTCTAAAATCAACGAAATTCTTTGCTCCGGGGTACCAATATCTATATCTATGAAGTAGTACGCATACTCGTCTATGTCTCCATATAGCTTGTACTTATACAGGAGGTCTTTGGTTTGACCCTCCACTGGTTCTCTTTTGCACTCTGCATTCAACGCATAGAGGGTTAGCACATACAGGACTAGATGGATGATACGGGAAAGGGAGCCGCAACCGGGGTTCCCATACCTGgctgtgcccatttttttttttttttttttactcttttctTCCGTTCCGCGGGCTTCCTCGGGGTGGCACTCGCGGCGGGTAGGTGAGAAGCGGCTTGACTGGGGTGGGAAGCGGCTTGACTGGGGTGATGAGCGGCTTGACTGGGGTGGGAAGCGGCTTGACTGGGGTGATGAGCGGCTTGGCTGGGGTGGTGAGCGGCTTGATTGGGGTGATGAGCGGCTTGGCTGGGGTGATGAGCGGCTTGGCTGGGGTGATGAGCGGGTTAGCCGACGTGATAAACTCATTAACCGCTTTGCTCACTGTTTACCCCCTAACAGCTGGCCCTACCCCAGTGTACACGCGTGCGGTTCCCCTTTCCCAACTTCGATTCCTGGTGAGGAGAAGCCAACCACGTGTAAAACCACTCCGTGGGGGCACCAAACGGTTCTGCTATGCTGTTCGTGCGTCCTCGTggactttgttttttttttttttttctcactcgtcaacatgcatatatgcacaaagaaaggtttcatttttaatcaaCGCCTGCGGTGATAGTGCGTAGGGGAGGCGCGTCGGGGAGCAAAGGGGCTGGAAGACTTCACGGGGTGGACGACTTCGGGGGATGGACGACTTCACGGGATGGACGACTTCACGGGGTGGACGACTTCACGGGATGGACGACTTCACGGGATGGACGACTTCACGGGATGGACCGCCTCActtgtctattttttctatcacTGACCACCTCCCACATGCAGTTGCTGCCTCAGCTTCGACACGCCACGACCGTTCGATCTCATCAAAGCGCTTCCCCACAGATGGGGAAAGATACTCTCTCTAGCTCGGTACACAACAAGTGCATGCAGAGGGCCCCTTTGTGTGTACATCTACACGTGTGCGCACACCTGGGCGGAGCTTTACCCTTCACTGTTGGGGCAACGATCTGACCGGGCAACGATCGGACTGGGCAACGATCAGACCGGGCAACGATCGGAATAGCAAAGGTCTCCTTATTCTTCCTTTGTGTGGCGTTACAAGCAGGTGGGGAAGGGGAGCGCATTCATCAGTACATCTCGCTGTGCCTGTTTAACTTAAGCTCGTCTCAGTTCATTCCATTATTTACACGCACAGTTCGGTTAGCatggagattttttttttaataattggCTAGGTGCGCGTTACGTCACGTGCCGCTCGTATTTTACAGCATCGCGTTTGCTTCGCGCATGGTTGGGTGTGTAACTTGGGGGTTCAAAGGAGCGTTGAAAATGGGCCAAAATGTGCGGCCAAAATGTGCGGCCAAAATGTGAGGCCAAAATTGTCACGCGAAATGCGAAGGGAAAAATCCGAACGCTGACTGCTTGGCCGTTAAGCTGTTCACAAAATTGCCAACTGGGGTGACGGCCAATTGAccacttccccttttcaatcgcttttttttttttttttttttttttttcttggagggggggaaagtgCAAAGGTCGCGTGTGTCACTATGGACGGCTGTGCAAAATGAGCAGAGTGGCTTCCTTTGGATTAATTTTGCGCTCTTACACTATTGCGCTCATCAAAAGGGGAGGGTGACACCGGCATGCGCTCTCCTCTCCATTCGGGGTTGgcgcaaggggggggaaatacgGTACTCTCACGTGAGATGCGGAGAACATACAACAATGGTTAGCTCGCcaggggtaaaaaaataaaaaaaaaataaaaaataaaataaaaaaaaaaaataaaaaaaataatgaaataaaataaacaaacaaacacaaaatcaaacaaacaaacaaacaagcTGGGCGAAGCAAGTCGAACGTGCTGCCCTCACCCCTTGGCAGTTCCTCCTTTACAATTTcattgcccttttttttcctccccctgtTATGGAGAAAGGGACAGCACTGTCTCCCCCCTGttgtgttttcccctttgtgtAGCTTTTCCGTGCACAGGGATTATTTCTCGCCGAACACCCCCTTCAACTCGTTCTCCGTATGTCTGTCGCCTTTTTCGGCGCGCAAAAACAGAGGAAGGGGGAGTCAACCTTGGCGACTCCGCAGAACTGCAAACACTCGTGCAGAAAAATTCAGTCACGGTCAGCTTCGCTCACTTAACAGATGATCGATCAGAGCTTTGGAAATTCTCCACCCAAGGGGGCGCGTGCcattatttgttcatatgttCTCATGTCACGACGATTTGGCATgtcacattaaaaaaatacgataaaataagataaaataaaataacgcaGCTTACGTGCAGTGTGAGCCTTGGCACGGTCACGAGGAAATCATGTGGGCATACGACATACTGGTGTAGTCACATATACATAtcttatatatgcatatctatatgtgcacatatctgtatatatttacataccTATGCGCACATCGCGATAACTCCCGATTTCTGTTTGGCCAAACCACACCAACTTGGCCTCATGCGCATAGTTTATGTGGCCACGTTTTACGCGGTGCCGGATTTGCTCCTTCCCGTCGATCGCCGTAAAACCCCTTCATCAACCAGTTTTGGCtaactccaaaaaaaaaaaaagcaaaactgTGCAATGCAATGCAAGCAAAGCAGCCATACATAGGAAAGGAAcgcaaaatttaaaaaaaaacacgacaaaaatgtgaaaagagcaaaaataGCGCAAAGAAGGAACAACTTAGTCCGCCCCTAAATCACGTCATCACCAAATGGCACATTTCCGGGTGAACGGACGGGGGCAACCGGGGGGCGCCACGATATCCAAGTGTACCCGCGCATGGCATGCAACATACCTtgacttgttttttttttttttttttttgtgacatgTGGCCGACATTGCAACCAGCCCAATTCCATCCATCTGTTCTTCTTAAGTACGGCCGTCACCTCGGCACAgtttcgtgaaaaaaaaagaaagcataCTATACCTATATAGGGATGGCGACGTACCACTTGTGCACGTAAATCCTATTGCGCACCGCCGGTTTGATAAGCACACCGCCCTTCGTTTAATTCGCACCACTGAGGGGAGGAGAGTGTCCAAGGGATGGGCTgccattatatatttacctatgtatatattaataataaagtgtttttttatgCGCGATTATCTCCTCGTATGCTTTAATCATGCACTGCTAGGCGAGCGAtccctctctctctctctgcAGGGGTAATACAAAACGAAGTGGCACCTCTTCCCCCTTCCCGTGTCGCTAAACACGTAGGGGCTAACCCCATCGGGTCGTCCCCACTTCTTCCCGTTCATCCCGCTCGGTTGGCGCGAAAAATATTGCGCTCAACGACCGAGCGCAAAGAGGAAAGGGCCTTTCTTCTCAAAGGAGCAACTCcatacatatgtattgtATGTACACGTGCCAGGTATTATATCTTTACAATTATATGCATACGCGAAAGCGATACTTTCTCCCCcgaaagaatttttttttttttataaaaaattaaaaaaaaaaatagttcaTCCCAAAGAGAGGcttccatttatttatagGAAAATATCCaacttgaatttttttttttttttcatttaatcaATCATCGTCAAAATGGTAGAGGGGACTAAggataaaagtaaaaaagagtGGAGCGGCAGAGTGGAGTGCCACAGTGGAGAGGCACAGTGGAGAGGCACAGTGGAGTGGCACAGTGGAGAGGCACAGTGGAGAGGCCAAGCTGGGGTGACCAAGCAGCCGCGACCAAGCAGCCGCGACCAAGCAGCCGGGACCAAGCAGCCACTTCAACTCTGCAACGACAGAGTGCTGATGCCGAAGCCGAAGCCGCCTGTGCTCGTATGCCCACCCCCCACGTGTTCACAAACGTGTAGATATTCCCAATGGACCATCCAGGGAAGCCCCCCCCCCCGATTCCACTGTATACCCACGTTGTGacttcttcccccatttgcagAAACCACcgtggataaaaaaaaacaggatggtaaaaacaaaaaaaacgtcaaGAATGTAAAGGGCAACCCCAAGGCAGCAGCCACCGGCAATGACAAGCTGGCCAAGAAGAAAGGAACCAtcaaggagaaaaagcaaCTATACAAGggaaaggttaaaaaaagcTTGGGTAAACAGGTGGCCGGAAAGGACCAGCAGGTGAAGAAGGGCGCCACCGAGGAGtccaagaagaagaagaaaatcacCACGTCCATTCGGTTTAAGCGGTAAGGGAAGAGAGTCCATCACGTGGTAGCATTGGCGAAGGGGTGGCTATCACTGCGTGTGACTGGCGAAGGGGTGACTAACGCCTCGTGTCCACTCATGCACCCTTGGAGATGTCCCCCCCACACttcttcaccacttcaccatTTATTCGCCATTTATTCACCACCTCTtgaccgcttcaccgcttcttcacctcttCACCACTTCTTCACCTCTTCACCACTCCCTCCTTGCAGACCGAAAACGCTGAAATTGCCCAAAAACCCAAAGTGCCCGAAAATCATCAAATCATGCTACAAGAAAACGCTGGACAAGTATGGAATTTTGAAATACCCCCTGACGTCAGAAAAGGCCATGAAAAAGATAGAAGAAATAAACACGCTCGTTTTTATTTGCGACAAGAGGGCggataagaagaaaattatgaagtCAGTGAGGAACCTCTTCGGCATTAACTGCGAGAAGGTCAATGTGCTGAACAGGTAGGTCAATCGGGGAGCGAGGGGGTCGACAAACTGGAGAGCGGCAGAGATGGAGAGATGGAGAGATGGAGAGCGGCAGAGAGGGAGGCCACCCTTTGCATTGGGGTAGGGTGGCCCCCCGCTGCAACGCAGGACAAAGGCGCGTGTCTGTGGGTGCACACCtctatatgtatatttacacaCGCACGTACGTACGCATATACCTATACCATGCACACATACCCTTGCTCATTTTGCGCGCCACCCCCCTGCAGACTCAACGGAGATAAGAAGGCATACGTGCGTCTGTCAAAGGACCACGACGCGTTGGAGGTAGCCAACAAGATCGGAATTCTataatgaaggaaaaaggatgTTTCTACTGGCGAGGGGGAGTACTAGCGTATCGGCttgtgcatatacatatattacgTATGCATGAGCGATGGCGCGGCACGTGGGATGATCATATTACGCCGGTGGTGCCGCTCACCCCCTCCCTTTGGTGGGAGTCATCCGGCTGAACACCTATACTACTCATGCTAAATTtatgctcaatttttttaaaaaaaaaaaaacgaaaaacggttcaacaggagaaaaaaaacacgtcaaaatttaaaaaaaaaaaaaaaaaaaaaaaaaaaaaaaaaaaaaaagaaagaaaaatgaccATTTTGAAGAGGGCGTGGTGTTAACTCGTATCAAATGTGGGTCAAACTGCGTACTTGGGTGACACCGCCTACTTGGGTGACGCCGCCTACTTGGGTCAAACCGCCAACTCGGGTGACACCGCCTACTCGGGTGACGCCGCCAACTCGGGTGACGCCGCCTACTCGGGTGACGCCGCGCAGCCGgctcccccttttgagaGCTAGCTGCGCACGACCCGCTTCAATATCTCGTATTCGCACTCCTCCGAGTCCTCCGACGCGAAGTTATCCGGTGAGCTCTCGTCCATCATGAAGGAACACTTGGTCTTATAAAACGAAACGGCATTAACGTTGCTCTTCAACACGGTGCATACAATTTTGGGTATATTGATTCTTCTGCACAGAGCCTCCAACATACCGATGAGGTGCTTTCCGATCCCCAGTTTGGTGAACTCCTGCACGATCTGGATTTCGTAAAGGTAGCAGATGGTCGTGTGCTCATTGGGTGGGTAATCTGCCGTCAGTCTGTAGTGTACAAAACAGACTAGAGAGTGTTTCGTCAGATAATCCTCCACATCCTTCATACTTTCATTATTCCCTTTGGTGTGTACCCGTTGAAGAAAGGACACGTTAGGTTGCCTCTCCGTAAGCAGTGACTCATCCACGTTCTGCTCATCCGATGTGGTCTCTTCTTCACTAGGTTCAAAATTCTGTACAAAGCCCAGTATCAGTTTACACCTGTCGCTCCGTAGttccttccacttcttctcaTCCGACCAACCACGACTTAAAAAGTTGCTCTCGTTGTACAGACGTTCCATGTTCACTTTCGTCATAAGAAACATTTTCGTGAATATTGCTTCCCCTGCTTGGTGCTTCTTCAGTTCGAAGGCGTTCACCGACAGGAAGGAGATAAACGGGGGGTGCGTCCCTTTCCCACGTGGGGGGTCATGCCCACTTGGGGGAGCATTCCCATTTGACGGATCATGCCCCTTTGACGGATCATGCCCCTTTGACGGAGCATTCCCATTTGAAGGAGCATTCCCACTTGGGGGAGCATTCCCATTTGAAGGATCACCCCCATTTGACGGATCATGCCCACTTGGGGGGTCATTCCCACTTGGGGGATCCCGCCCCACGGGTGTGTGTGGATCCACCCCACTATTCCTCCGCTTCACCAAAAAGTACCTCCTATAACTACCATCGATAAAATCGAAGATGCTGTCATTCTGCTTGCAATTTTTCACTACTTTGATTAACTCTCCATTATTGTACTTTACATGATCCTTGTTGTTTCTCTCCGGATACTCCTTCTTGTGGATGCTCTTCCTGGTCTTCCTAATTTTGGAGGATTTCCCTGCTGCCATTCCGACCACGTCCTCCTGCATATCTTTCTTTTCACTTTCGTTGTTCATTTGGAGGAGGGACAAATAAAAGAGTGTCCAATTTGGTCAGCTCCTTTCAAGGATACCTTCCACGAGAaccacaaaaaggggacaattCCATCGTGCACACGTGGACCTCactctcctcccccccacctAACCCCTCCCTCAGGTATCACTTCCCAACTGcgacagaaaaaatgatggtgTGCTCTCCTCTATTGAGGAAAAAGACAATCGATGGAGATGCCACTCACCCCTCttggtggtaaaaaaaaaaaaaaaaaatgaggcccaacttcataaaaaatgtaaaaggggCAACTTCAAGATTTGGATTCACCTATGGAAAAGGTCAGTGGTCATTAAAGGGGAGATAAAACCCAGACAGGGGACCCCTCAAAAtaggtacatttttttgtggatgGAAAAACGGAGGATAAAATCTTAATCAGTCAGACGGCGTAGGACACATAGTGGGGGagggatgcaaaaaaatgtgcagggAGCAGATAACCGTGTCAATGATGCCACCTTGGAGTGGTGAGAAAATCAAAAGAGGGGAGTAAATTTAAATTCCCGCTTGGCATTTTTATCTGAGCACATTACCATCGTCATCCCTGTCACTTAATGAGCGAGCCTGGGTGCGTCCACACGCACTTTTTTCCGTGTGTCCCTTTACCCAGGTCAGCCTGGAGATGACGCGTCCCAATTGGGTATACTACTTGGGCACTCTAGTTGTTACTTCCCCCTTGGCGATTTGCATTTCACtctctttattttatcattattattagCAGCACTATTATTAGCAGCACTgctgttattattattttattttattttattttttctcctccttttacccccctcccccaagcGGATGCGCTGCGAATATCCCGCGGGGCCGGCGCGTCAAgggaggagagaaaaaaaagcctcCCCCATGCACCGGGGCACGCAGATGTGCATAGGCAAAAGTTCGCCCACATAAAATAAGCAGTagtgctcatttttgcactACTTTAATTCCATGCGAGCGCAGCGGAATGCGCCACGGCATAGCACAGCGCAGCAAAGCAgccgaggaggaggagggccTTTTTACAGCTCCCATGaacaaacgggaaaaaaaaaaaaaaaaaaaaaacctgtgcgtctcccctttttgaagcAAATAACGTGAAACTGCAAGGGTAAGGATAAGCAAGCAGCAGTAACCGTGTGACAGTTacaaaagtgggaaaaagaagcaagttcccattttttttttgcaaattttaagATGTATATTTAAGAAGCTTTAACGCGTTTTAACTGTTTTGAACAGTATCGCAGCGTTTTCGTATCACGTTCGCAGCATTTTTCGGCATCTTTTGGCCATTTTGAACAATTGGACCACTTAGGCCATTTGGGTCATTTCTGATTGACCGCTTTCCCCGCGCGCAATGTCCATCGCACTTAGCGCCCACGCACTGAACGACGGAAAGCGAGAAATGCACGAGCGAAGAGGTTGAACCTTCTTGGCGTGTCCCAAAACGAGGCATCCCTTTGAAGAGGCACATGCgcaaatatacatatatttatttatatatatatttacgtgCAAGCTCGTGAATGGCTATGTTTGGAGTCCTCCCCCCAATTGAAAGCCCTCCTTCCCTTAAGTGCATACACCAAAAAACATCCTTCGATCACCTCCCACCCcctgacttttttttttttcctcctctgtAAATGGCACAAAACAAAGGATCCAACCAGCTCATTCAGCAGCTGCTGAAGGCTGAGGAAGAAGCTGATATGGTCATTAAAAAGGCCAAAGATGGTAAGACAGCAGACCGGCACATGTAGGCGAGTCGTACTGAAGTATGAGCGGTCAGACAAAGAACTGAGTTGTGAGAAGCTGAGAGGttgagaaatatattttcgcAACACAACGGTTCTTGTGTCACGTGTTAGGCATTTACGTCCCCATTCGGGTCTTTACCCCGTTTTTCACCGTCACCCCTGTTTTCACGGCCACCCCTGTTTTCACCGCCATCCCCTGTTTTCACCGCCATCCCCTGTTTTCACCGCCATCCCCTGTTTTCACCGCTCTCACCTGTTTT
Protein-coding regions in this window:
- a CDS encoding aspartic protease PM5 (putative), which translates into the protein LYVLTLYALNAECKREPVEGQTKDLLYKYKLYGDIDEYAYYFIDIDIGTPEQRISLILDTGSSSLSFPCAGCKNCGVHMENPFNLNNSKTSSILYCDENEECPFKLNCVKGKCEYMQSYCEGSQISGFYFSDVVSVMSYNNEKISFRKLMGCHMHEESLFLYQQATGVLGMSLSKPQGIPTFINLLFGNAPQLKEVFTICISENGGELIAGGYDPAYIVRKGKEQSQGQGQSLGQGQSQGKEQAAQQGEPKQRGGDSPTREDPELALRDAEKIVWESVTRKYYYYIRVRGLDLFGTNMMSTSKGLEMLVDSGSTFTHIPEDLYNKLNYFFDILCIQDMNNAYDVNKRLKITKESLNNPLVQFDDFRKSLKTIISKENMCVKIVEGVQCWKSLEGLPDLFVTLSKNYKMKWQPHSYLYKKESFWCKGIEKQVNNKPILGLTFFKNRQVIFDLQKNRIGFVDSNCPSHPTHTRPRTYNEYKRKDNIFLKIPFFYLYSLFVVFALSILLSLVFYVKRLYHMEYNALPSEGKAPADA
- a CDS encoding 60S ribosomal protein L23a (putative) codes for the protein MVEGTKDKKTTVDKKKQDGKNKKNVKNVKGNPKAAATGNDKLAKKKGTIKEKKQLYKGKVKKSLGKQVAGKDQQVKKGATEESKKKKKITTSIRFKRPKTLKLPKNPKCPKIIKSCYKKTLDKYGILKYPLTSEKAMKKIEEINTLVFICDKRADKKKIMKSVRNLFGINCEKVNVLNRLNGDKKAYVRLSKDHDALEVANKIGIL
- a CDS encoding N-acetyltransferase (putative), whose product is MKDVEDYLTKHSLVCFVHYRLTADYPPNEHTTICYLYEIQIVQEFTKLGIGKHLIGMLEALCRRINIPKIVCTVLKSNVNAVSFYKTKCSFMMDESSPDNFASEDSEECEYEILKRVVRS